A window of Streptomyces sp. DG1A-41 contains these coding sequences:
- a CDS encoding carbohydrate ABC transporter permease produces MSAQATDATPRAGGLRHKLPGSLAWHIGSLLILAVLLYPVIWVIGGSLKKSEDIVGSLDLLPADPILDNYKSLADGIADISISTFFLNSLFLAVGSVIGIVVSCSLTAYAFARIRFAGRNLLFTLMIGTLLLPYHVLLIPQYVLFRNMEMINTYTPLLLGKYLATEAFFVFLMVQFMRNMPKELDEAARLDGCGHFRIYWSIMLPLCRPALITSAIFTFINAWNDFMGPLIYLNEPDKYTVSLGLKMFVDQEGLANYGGMIAMSLVALLPVLAFFLAFQRYLIDGMATSGLKG; encoded by the coding sequence ATGAGCGCGCAGGCCACCGACGCCACCCCCCGAGCGGGCGGCCTCCGGCACAAACTGCCCGGATCCCTCGCCTGGCACATCGGGTCCCTGCTGATCCTCGCGGTGCTCCTCTACCCGGTGATCTGGGTCATCGGCGGCTCCCTCAAGAAGAGCGAGGACATCGTCGGCAGCCTGGACCTCCTGCCGGCCGACCCGATCCTCGACAACTACAAGAGCCTCGCCGACGGCATCGCCGACATCTCGATCTCCACCTTCTTCCTCAACTCGCTGTTCCTCGCGGTCGGTTCGGTCATCGGGATCGTGGTGTCCTGCTCGCTGACGGCGTACGCGTTCGCGAGGATCAGGTTCGCGGGCCGCAACCTGCTGTTCACGCTGATGATCGGCACCCTCCTGTTGCCGTACCACGTGCTGCTGATCCCGCAGTACGTGCTGTTCCGCAACATGGAGATGATCAACACGTACACCCCGCTGCTGCTGGGGAAGTACCTGGCGACGGAGGCGTTCTTCGTCTTCCTGATGGTCCAGTTCATGCGCAACATGCCCAAGGAACTCGACGAGGCGGCCCGCCTCGACGGCTGCGGGCACTTCCGCATCTACTGGTCGATCATGCTTCCGCTGTGCCGCCCGGCCCTGATCACCAGCGCGATCTTCACCTTCATCAACGCGTGGAACGACTTCATGGGCCCGCTGATCTACCTCAACGAGCCCGACAAGTACACGGTCTCTCTCGGCCTGAAGATGTTCGTCGACCAGGAAGGGCTGGCCAACTACGGCGGCATGATCGCCATGTCGCTGGTCGCCCTGCTGCCGGTTCTCGCCTTCTTCCTCGCCTTCCAGCGGTACCTGATCGACGGCATGGCGACGTCCGGTCTGAAGGGCTGA
- a CDS encoding sugar ABC transporter permease, with translation MGTTVTHAPAMEGLSQDSEPRHGPVKPARPAALKRRRRRENLAGFLFMSPWIAGFLLLTAGPMVASLYFAFTDYNLFDAPKWIGLDNFSEMFGDPRWRHSVQVTLWYVVVGTPLKLLAALGVALLLAQKRRGQAFYRAAFYAPSLIGASVSIAIVWKAIFSDDAIVDRTQKIFGIDVGGWTGDPDMIIYSLVALTVWQFGAPMVIFLAGLKQVPRELYEAAEVDGAGKLRRFWNITLPMISPVLFFNVLLETIHSFQIFSSAYIVGGGAGGNACGPADGSMVYTCYLYVQGFENSRMGLASAMAWMLLVAVALVTAVLFWSQKRWVHYEEGAR, from the coding sequence ATGGGAACCACCGTGACACACGCCCCTGCGATGGAGGGCCTGTCCCAGGACTCCGAGCCGCGGCACGGTCCGGTGAAGCCCGCGCGCCCCGCCGCCCTCAAGCGGCGGCGGCGCCGGGAGAACCTGGCCGGCTTTCTCTTCATGTCCCCCTGGATCGCCGGGTTCCTGCTGCTCACCGCGGGCCCGATGGTCGCCTCGCTCTACTTCGCGTTCACCGACTACAACCTGTTCGACGCCCCCAAGTGGATCGGCCTCGACAACTTCTCCGAGATGTTCGGCGATCCCCGCTGGCGCCACTCGGTGCAGGTGACGCTCTGGTACGTCGTCGTCGGAACGCCGCTCAAGCTGCTCGCGGCCCTCGGTGTGGCCCTGCTCCTCGCGCAGAAGCGGCGCGGACAGGCCTTCTACCGGGCCGCCTTCTACGCGCCGTCGCTGATCGGCGCCAGCGTCTCCATCGCGATCGTCTGGAAGGCGATCTTCTCGGACGACGCGATCGTGGACCGTACGCAGAAGATCTTCGGGATCGACGTCGGTGGCTGGACCGGCGACCCGGACATGATCATCTACAGCCTGGTGGCGCTCACCGTCTGGCAGTTCGGCGCGCCCATGGTCATCTTCCTGGCCGGCCTCAAGCAGGTCCCGCGCGAGCTGTACGAGGCGGCCGAGGTCGACGGCGCGGGCAAGCTGCGGCGGTTCTGGAACATCACGCTGCCGATGATCTCCCCGGTGCTCTTCTTCAACGTCCTGCTGGAGACGATCCACTCATTCCAGATCTTCAGCTCGGCGTACATCGTCGGCGGCGGCGCCGGAGGCAACGCCTGCGGTCCGGCCGACGGCTCGATGGTCTACACCTGCTACCTCTACGTCCAGGGCTTCGAGAACAGCCGGATGGGACTGGCCTCCGCCATGGCCTGGATGCTGCTCGTCGCGGTCGCCCTGGTGACGGCGGTGCTGTTCTGGTCCCAGAAGCGCTGGGTGCACTACGAGGAGGGCGCCCGATGA
- a CDS encoding extracellular solute-binding protein, which translates to MVNGRNVERRTILKAAGATAATLGLAATTACGGDGGASADGTVTIRYAWWGAEDRAQRINKTIALFEKKYPKIKVKTDFQQYLDFWKKFNTQASGGNPPDVFQNAIGFLRKYDAKNVLLDLSEQVKAGNLRLDGFRAGLEKFGEIDGKLLGVPVGSNSMALVIDKPVYTRAGVKPEQGWTWDDYDAAMKKIRDKTGRAGDSGMYGTMYLYDLYLRQNGKAFFTEDGLGFTEADLTDWWTKAKKGVEEGLFSDPKKVVQIKPKSALAGELSGGEFTWDNFTVRYTAEGKSEYALAPIPTTDGKKTGQYLGSLMLSASKRTQHPKEVAQFIDFMVHDPEVAKIMGYDRGVPATQAQFDAYKPTDPVNKAIAAYEESLVEAGVLEPITPHPNGADICESAFLRIAEELGLGKRSVDDAVKQFFTESKTALGS; encoded by the coding sequence GTGGTGAACGGCAGGAATGTTGAGAGACGTACGATTCTGAAGGCGGCCGGGGCCACGGCGGCCACGCTGGGGCTGGCCGCGACCACCGCCTGCGGTGGCGACGGAGGGGCCTCCGCGGACGGGACGGTGACGATCCGTTACGCGTGGTGGGGAGCGGAGGACCGCGCCCAGCGCATCAACAAGACCATCGCGCTCTTCGAGAAGAAGTACCCGAAGATCAAGGTGAAAACGGACTTCCAGCAGTACCTCGACTTCTGGAAGAAGTTCAACACCCAGGCCTCCGGGGGCAATCCTCCGGATGTCTTCCAGAATGCCATTGGATTCCTGCGCAAATACGACGCGAAGAACGTGCTGCTCGATCTCAGCGAGCAGGTCAAGGCCGGCAACCTTCGGCTGGACGGATTCCGCGCCGGACTCGAGAAGTTCGGCGAGATCGACGGCAAGCTCCTCGGAGTTCCGGTCGGTTCCAACTCGATGGCTCTGGTCATCGACAAGCCCGTCTACACCCGGGCCGGCGTGAAGCCCGAGCAGGGCTGGACCTGGGACGACTACGACGCGGCGATGAAGAAGATCCGCGACAAGACGGGCCGCGCCGGCGACAGCGGCATGTACGGCACCATGTATCTCTACGACCTCTACCTGCGCCAGAACGGCAAGGCCTTCTTCACCGAGGACGGACTCGGCTTCACCGAGGCCGATCTGACGGACTGGTGGACCAAGGCCAAGAAGGGTGTCGAGGAAGGTCTCTTCTCCGACCCCAAGAAGGTCGTCCAGATCAAGCCCAAGTCGGCGCTCGCCGGGGAGCTCTCCGGCGGCGAGTTCACCTGGGACAACTTCACCGTCCGCTACACCGCCGAGGGCAAGAGCGAGTACGCCCTCGCTCCCATCCCGACCACGGACGGCAAGAAGACCGGCCAGTACCTCGGCTCCCTCATGCTGAGCGCCTCCAAGCGCACCCAGCACCCGAAGGAAGTCGCCCAGTTCATCGACTTCATGGTGCACGATCCCGAGGTCGCAAAGATCATGGGCTACGACCGGGGCGTGCCCGCGACGCAGGCCCAGTTCGACGCGTACAAGCCGACCGATCCGGTCAACAAGGCGATAGCCGCCTACGAGGAGTCCCTCGTCGAGGCGGGTGTCCTGGAGCCCATCACCCCGCACCCGAACGGCGCGGACATCTGTGAGTCCGCCTTCCTGCGCATCGCCGAGGAACTCGGCCTGGGCAAGCGGTCGGTGGACGACGCCGTCAAGCAGTTCTTCACCGAGTCGAAGACGGCTCTCGGCAGCTGA
- a CDS encoding TIGR02611 family protein, protein MNTGSDEPGEVAVAPDETRTGEVHSEQERGLGSRAPEFIKARRLLHVSWQVGVFIIGLAVVVTGIIMLPLPGPGWVVIFGGMAIWATEFVWAQLVLRWTKRKVTEAAQRALDPKVRRRNIILTTIGLVIVAVLVGIYVWKFGMAMPWKIKNQ, encoded by the coding sequence ATGAATACGGGGAGTGACGAGCCGGGCGAGGTGGCCGTGGCGCCGGACGAGACGAGGACGGGCGAAGTGCACAGCGAGCAGGAGCGAGGGCTCGGCTCGCGGGCACCGGAATTCATCAAGGCGCGCCGCCTGCTGCACGTGAGCTGGCAGGTCGGCGTCTTCATCATCGGGCTCGCGGTCGTCGTGACGGGCATCATCATGCTGCCCCTGCCGGGACCGGGCTGGGTCGTGATCTTCGGCGGCATGGCGATCTGGGCGACCGAGTTCGTGTGGGCCCAGCTCGTGCTCCGCTGGACCAAGCGGAAGGTCACGGAGGCCGCGCAGCGCGCCCTCGATCCCAAGGTGCGGCGCCGGAACATCATCCTGACGACCATCGGGCTGGTGATCGTGGCCGTACTGGTCGGTATCTACGTGTGGAAGTTCGGCATGGCCATGCCGTGGAAGATCAAGAACCAGTGA
- a CDS encoding SsgA family sporulation/cell division regulator — MNTTVSCELHLRLVVSSESSLPVPAGLRYDTADPYAVHATFHTGAEETVEWVFARDLLAEGLHRPTGTGDVRVWPSRSHGQGVVCIALSSPEGEALLEAPARALESFLKRTDAAVPPGTEHRHFDLDQELSHILAES, encoded by the coding sequence ATGAACACCACGGTCAGCTGCGAGCTGCACCTGCGCCTCGTTGTGTCGAGCGAGTCCTCCCTGCCTGTCCCCGCAGGCCTGCGGTACGACACGGCCGACCCCTACGCCGTGCACGCCACCTTCCACACCGGAGCCGAGGAGACCGTCGAGTGGGTGTTCGCCCGCGACCTCCTCGCCGAGGGACTTCACCGCCCTACGGGCACCGGCGACGTCCGCGTCTGGCCGTCGCGCAGCCACGGCCAGGGCGTCGTGTGCATCGCCCTGAGCTCACCGGAGGGCGAGGCCCTGCTCGAGGCCCCGGCACGGGCCCTGGAGTCCTTCCTGAAGCGGACCGACGCCGCCGTGCCGCCCGGCACGGAGCACCGGCACTTCGACCTCGACCAGGAGCTCTCGCACATCCTGGCGGAAAGCTAG
- a CDS encoding CGNR zinc finger domain-containing protein, which produces MLITHDTRCALDTVVDLVNTAPEDDSATDGLPDVATLADFVRNHEISDVGVLSEFDLSAVRKIRGRFAAVFAAPDARTAAGLINELVAAAGTTPRLTDHDGYDWHVHYFAPGASVADHLAADCGMALAFFVVAGEQERLRRCEAPDCRRAFVDLSRNRSRRYCDSRTCGNRLHVAAYRARRKEAAG; this is translated from the coding sequence GTGCTGATCACCCACGACACCCGGTGCGCCCTCGACACCGTGGTCGATCTGGTGAACACCGCACCGGAGGACGACTCGGCGACGGACGGGCTGCCGGACGTGGCGACACTCGCGGACTTCGTACGAAACCACGAGATCAGCGATGTCGGAGTGCTCTCGGAGTTCGACCTGTCCGCGGTGCGGAAGATCCGCGGGCGGTTCGCCGCCGTCTTCGCCGCCCCCGACGCCCGGACCGCCGCCGGGCTGATCAACGAGCTGGTCGCGGCCGCCGGCACCACCCCCCGGCTCACGGACCACGACGGCTACGACTGGCATGTGCACTACTTCGCACCCGGCGCCTCCGTCGCCGACCACCTGGCCGCCGACTGCGGGATGGCACTGGCCTTCTTCGTGGTCGCCGGGGAGCAGGAGCGGCTGCGGCGGTGCGAGGCGCCCGACTGCCGGAGGGCCTTCGTGGATCTGTCCCGCAACCGCTCGCGGCGGTACTGCGACAGCCGTACCTGCGGGAACCGCCTGCATGTGGCCGCGTATCGGGCGCGCCGCAAGGAGGCGGCGGGCTGA
- a CDS encoding DsbA family protein: MSDSSPAPAAAPVVEVWCDLQCPDCRTALDDLRALRARYGHRLELRLRHFPLEKNKHAFAAAQAAEEAWEQGRGWEYAEALLGRVEELGRKGEPFLVELARELDLDAEEFDTALIDGRHILIVDADQAEGKAIGVTGTPTYVIGGERLDGGKSQEGLRERIEQIADRLLAGQEQEEQG, encoded by the coding sequence ATGAGCGACTCCTCCCCCGCCCCTGCCGCCGCCCCCGTCGTCGAGGTCTGGTGCGACCTCCAGTGCCCGGACTGCCGCACCGCGCTGGACGACCTCCGTGCCCTGCGCGCCCGCTACGGCCACCGTCTGGAGCTGCGGCTGCGGCACTTCCCCCTGGAGAAGAACAAGCACGCCTTCGCAGCCGCCCAGGCCGCGGAGGAGGCGTGGGAGCAGGGCCGGGGATGGGAGTACGCCGAGGCGCTCCTGGGGCGGGTCGAGGAGCTGGGCCGTAAGGGAGAACCCTTCCTGGTCGAGCTGGCCCGCGAACTGGACCTGGACGCCGAGGAGTTCGACACCGCCCTGATCGACGGCCGGCACATCCTGATCGTGGACGCCGACCAGGCCGAGGGCAAGGCGATCGGCGTGACCGGCACCCCGACGTACGTCATCGGCGGCGAGCGGCTCGACGGAGGCAAGAGCCAGGAGGGGCTGCGCGAGCGGATCGAGCAGATCGCGGACCGGCTGCTGGCCGGGCAGGAGCAGGAGGAGCAGGGCTGA
- a CDS encoding GNAT family N-acetyltransferase: protein MTTTLRPTEPLQQNADGTRSRRYQVCVNSRPVGAIHLGTHPVFGDAVARIMKLRIEEPDRRRGRGTVAALAAEEVARGWGCRRIEATVPADAAAAFRLATALGYVVRNRGMEKQLGDTPPELPQGSRARPMTEAEFGPWLEKSKEDYARSWIERGVPEAEARAKSERDNATLLPDGLATPGMLVSVVEHEGTAVGALWLAVREDSAFVFDVETYAAHRGKGHGRTLMLLAEAQTIVEGRRTIGLNVFAGNTPAERLYASLGYETKLYAMYKPLL from the coding sequence ATGACCACGACCCTGCGGCCGACCGAGCCGCTTCAGCAGAACGCCGACGGGACGCGCTCACGCCGCTACCAGGTGTGCGTGAACAGCCGTCCCGTCGGGGCGATACACCTCGGCACGCATCCCGTGTTCGGCGACGCCGTGGCCCGGATCATGAAGCTGCGCATCGAGGAGCCGGACCGCAGGCGCGGCCGGGGGACGGTCGCCGCGCTCGCCGCCGAGGAGGTGGCGCGCGGCTGGGGGTGCCGCCGTATCGAGGCGACCGTGCCCGCCGACGCCGCCGCGGCGTTCCGGCTCGCCACCGCGCTCGGCTACGTGGTGCGCAACCGCGGCATGGAGAAGCAGCTCGGCGACACCCCGCCGGAGCTGCCGCAGGGCAGCCGTGCCCGGCCCATGACGGAGGCGGAGTTCGGCCCCTGGCTGGAGAAGAGCAAGGAGGACTACGCGCGGAGCTGGATCGAGCGGGGCGTTCCGGAGGCCGAGGCCCGCGCCAAGTCGGAGCGGGACAACGCCACCCTGCTGCCCGACGGCCTCGCGACCCCCGGCATGCTCGTCAGCGTCGTGGAACACGAGGGGACGGCGGTGGGCGCGCTGTGGCTCGCGGTGCGCGAGGACAGCGCCTTCGTCTTCGACGTCGAGACCTACGCCGCGCACCGCGGCAAGGGACACGGTCGCACCCTCATGCTGCTGGCCGAGGCACAGACGATCGTCGAGGGCAGGCGCACCATCGGCCTCAACGTCTTCGCCGGCAACACCCCGGCCGAGCGGCTCTACGCGTCCCTCGGCTACGAGACGAAGCTGTACGCGATGTACAAGCCGCTGTTGTAG
- a CDS encoding aminodeoxychorismate lyase, which produces MKIWLDGGLQDIESARVSVFDHGLTVGDGIFETVKAVDGRPFALTRHLDRLTRSARGLGLPAPDHDEVRRACAAVLEANPMPLGRLRITYTGGHGPLGSDRGEYGPTLVVALGETTRRPDSTAVITVPWTRNERGALTGLKTTSYAENVVALGRARELGASEALFGNTVGQLCEGTGSNVFVVLDGEIHTPPLASGCLAGITRALAIEWTGAEETDLPLDVLERADEIFLTSTLRDVQAVHMVDDRELPGAPGPVTAKAVQIFEERSGDDLDP; this is translated from the coding sequence GTGAAGATCTGGCTCGACGGTGGCCTGCAGGACATCGAGTCCGCCCGCGTCTCCGTCTTCGACCACGGGCTGACCGTGGGCGACGGCATCTTCGAGACGGTGAAGGCCGTGGACGGCCGGCCGTTCGCGCTCACCCGGCACCTCGACCGGCTGACCCGGTCGGCGCGCGGCCTCGGGCTGCCCGCCCCGGACCACGACGAGGTGCGCCGCGCCTGTGCCGCCGTTCTCGAGGCCAACCCCATGCCGCTCGGCCGCCTGCGCATCACCTACACCGGCGGCCACGGCCCGCTCGGCTCCGACCGCGGCGAGTACGGCCCGACCCTCGTCGTCGCCCTCGGCGAGACCACCCGCCGCCCCGACTCCACCGCAGTGATCACGGTCCCCTGGACGCGCAACGAGCGCGGCGCGCTCACCGGCCTGAAGACCACCTCGTACGCCGAGAACGTCGTCGCCCTCGGCCGCGCCCGCGAACTGGGCGCGTCCGAGGCCCTGTTCGGCAACACGGTGGGACAGCTGTGCGAGGGCACCGGGTCCAACGTCTTCGTCGTCCTCGACGGCGAGATCCACACTCCGCCGCTCGCCTCGGGCTGCCTCGCGGGCATCACGCGCGCGCTGGCGATCGAATGGACCGGCGCCGAGGAGACCGACCTGCCGCTGGACGTCCTGGAGCGGGCCGACGAAATCTTCCTGACGTCCACGCTGCGGGACGTCCAGGCCGTGCACATGGTCGACGACCGTGAGCTGCCCGGCGCGCCGGGCCCGGTGACCGCCAAGGCCGTGCAGATCTTCGAGGAGCGGTCCGGGGACGACCTCGATCCCTGA
- a CDS encoding zf-TFIIB domain-containing protein has product MQCPKCRAPMHTYNRNGVQIEQCSGCRGIFLDYGELESLTRLEAQWSQSAPPPPSAPQAYPAPPAPAWGAPHGGHGHHGHHGHHRQKSFGRMLFSS; this is encoded by the coding sequence ATGCAGTGTCCGAAGTGCCGTGCGCCGATGCACACGTACAACCGCAACGGTGTCCAGATCGAGCAGTGCAGCGGCTGCCGCGGGATCTTTCTCGACTACGGCGAGCTGGAGTCTCTGACCCGCCTGGAGGCCCAGTGGTCCCAGTCGGCCCCGCCGCCTCCGTCGGCCCCGCAGGCCTACCCCGCCCCTCCGGCCCCGGCCTGGGGCGCCCCGCACGGTGGTCACGGACACCATGGCCACCACGGTCACCACCGGCAGAAGAGCTTCGGGCGCATGCTGTTCTCGTCCTGA
- a CDS encoding aminoglycoside phosphotransferase family protein, translating to MKPAPALLIQQLTAKARATAHARSSACPCGAATLADHPDGIVVRHADTVAKAHPEDTDPTELATRLTLATHHPGILLPPLAPTAADLHGRLVTFWPYGTPVDADTPDAAPWEAAATLLARLHRTPAPPSVPNMRGPAKAARAIARLQHAGPHPDAAPVLRAWDTLPAWARAEAPMPHTGTLCHGDFHLGQLLRHPAPEGPWLLIDVDDLGVGVPAWDLARPAAWYACGLLPPGEWARFLAAYRAEGGPAVPVDGDPWPALDVPARALTVQTAARAVAKAAAAGRPLDEVEQSVVDACDRMAAIPSQLTQEHAK from the coding sequence GTGAAGCCCGCCCCCGCCCTGCTCATACAGCAGCTCACCGCCAAGGCCCGAGCCACCGCCCACGCGCGCTCCTCGGCTTGCCCCTGCGGCGCAGCCACCCTCGCGGACCACCCCGACGGCATCGTCGTGCGACACGCGGACACCGTCGCGAAGGCCCATCCCGAAGACACCGACCCAACGGAACTGGCCACCCGACTCACCCTCGCCACCCACCACCCCGGCATCCTCCTGCCCCCACTCGCCCCGACCGCCGCCGACCTGCACGGCCGCCTCGTGACGTTCTGGCCGTACGGCACCCCCGTAGACGCGGACACCCCCGACGCCGCCCCCTGGGAAGCCGCCGCCACCCTCCTCGCCCGACTGCACCGCACCCCGGCCCCGCCGAGCGTGCCCAACATGCGAGGCCCCGCCAAGGCGGCCCGCGCCATCGCCCGGCTCCAGCACGCCGGCCCGCACCCCGACGCCGCCCCCGTCCTGCGCGCCTGGGACACCCTCCCCGCCTGGGCCCGGGCCGAGGCCCCGATGCCGCACACCGGCACCTTGTGCCACGGCGACTTCCACCTCGGCCAGCTCCTACGCCACCCCGCCCCCGAAGGTCCCTGGCTGCTGATCGACGTGGACGACCTCGGCGTCGGCGTCCCGGCCTGGGACCTCGCCCGCCCCGCCGCCTGGTACGCCTGCGGATTGCTCCCACCCGGCGAATGGGCCCGGTTCCTCGCCGCCTACCGCGCCGAAGGCGGCCCGGCCGTCCCGGTCGACGGCGATCCCTGGCCCGCCCTGGACGTCCCCGCCCGCGCCCTCACCGTGCAGACCGCGGCCCGGGCCGTCGCCAAGGCGGCCGCCGCCGGTCGCCCCCTGGACGAGGTGGAGCAGTCGGTCGTGGACGCCTGTGACCGAATGGCTGCCATCCCGTCGCAGTTGACGCAGGAGCACGCGAAGTAG
- a CDS encoding protein kinase gives MNMAMMRLRREDPRVVGSFRLHRRLGAGGMGVVYLGSDKKGQRVALKVIRPDLAEDQEFRSRFAREVSAARRIRGGCTARLVAADLDADRPWFATQYVPGPSLHDKVAAEGPLGAADVAAIGAALSEGLVAVHEAGVVHRDLKPSNILLSPKGPRIIDFGIAWATGASTLTHVGTAVGSPGFLAPEQVRGAAVTPATDVFSLGATLAYASMGDSPFGHGSSEVMLYRVVHEEPQLHGVPDALAPLVRACLAKDPEERPSTLQLSMRLKEIAAREAQDLAGVRPPAPRGAETDRPTDTYPERGRRPQGQQGTGASGAQRGRGTPPPRRSSGLGDGVPSPDGPASQGGGGARSGARATGGGYRGRTPVRGPGASRGGTPSRSGSRPTPTGRNGPRSGSGSRPAPHSGTGRPASRNTGTGLRPANPRLLRQRLFVFVVVTLLVAVGIALVQGCQGSARGLGGDGDGVRQQQVQRGYEP, from the coding sequence ATGAACATGGCGATGATGCGCCTGAGGCGCGAGGACCCGCGCGTCGTCGGCTCGTTCAGGCTTCACAGACGGCTCGGCGCGGGCGGGATGGGCGTGGTCTACCTGGGCTCCGACAAGAAGGGGCAGCGGGTCGCGCTCAAGGTCATCCGGCCTGACCTGGCGGAGGATCAGGAGTTCCGCTCGCGGTTCGCCCGTGAGGTCTCGGCGGCCAGACGGATTCGCGGCGGGTGCACGGCACGGCTCGTGGCCGCCGACCTCGACGCGGACCGGCCCTGGTTCGCCACACAGTACGTACCCGGCCCCTCCCTGCACGACAAGGTCGCCGCCGAGGGGCCGCTCGGCGCGGCCGATGTGGCGGCCATCGGCGCCGCCCTGTCGGAGGGCCTGGTCGCCGTGCACGAGGCCGGGGTCGTGCACCGGGACCTGAAGCCGTCCAACATCCTGCTGTCCCCGAAGGGGCCGCGGATCATCGACTTCGGCATCGCCTGGGCCACCGGCGCCTCGACGCTCACCCACGTCGGTACGGCGGTCGGCTCGCCGGGCTTCCTCGCACCCGAGCAGGTGCGCGGGGCCGCCGTCACGCCGGCCACGGACGTCTTCTCGCTCGGTGCCACGCTCGCGTACGCCTCGATGGGCGACTCGCCCTTCGGGCACGGCAGTTCCGAGGTGATGCTGTACCGCGTCGTGCACGAGGAACCGCAGCTGCACGGCGTACCCGACGCCTTGGCTCCGCTCGTCCGGGCGTGCTTGGCGAAGGACCCCGAGGAGCGGCCCAGCACGCTCCAACTGTCCATGCGGCTCAAGGAGATCGCGGCCCGGGAGGCGCAGGACCTCGCAGGCGTACGGCCGCCCGCGCCGCGCGGCGCCGAGACGGACCGGCCCACCGACACCTACCCCGAGCGCGGCCGGCGTCCGCAGGGACAGCAGGGTACGGGGGCCTCCGGGGCGCAGCGGGGCCGGGGGACTCCCCCGCCGCGGCGCTCCTCGGGGCTCGGGGACGGCGTTCCGTCGCCGGACGGTCCGGCCTCCCAGGGCGGAGGCGGCGCGCGGAGCGGAGCCCGGGCGACGGGCGGCGGGTACCGCGGCAGGACTCCGGTGCGCGGCCCCGGCGCCTCGCGCGGCGGCACCCCGTCGCGGTCCGGCTCACGGCCGACGCCCACCGGACGCAACGGGCCCCGGTCGGGCAGCGGCAGCCGCCCGGCCCCCCACAGCGGTACCGGGCGGCCGGCGTCCAGGAACACGGGGACCGGGCTGCGCCCCGCCAATCCCCGGCTGCTGCGGCAGCGGCTGTTCGTGTTCGTCGTGGTCACGCTGCTGGTGGCGGTCGGCATCGCCCTGGTGCAGGGCTGTCAGGGCTCGGCGCGGGGACTCGGCGGCGACGGAGACGGCGTTCGGCAGCAGCAGGTGCAGCGGGGCTACGAACCGTAG